Part of the Henckelia pumila isolate YLH828 chromosome 2, ASM3356847v2, whole genome shotgun sequence genome is shown below.
acaatacataaatattatgtatttatgtatctatatatataaatttgatcacctgcaccctagggtgcaggaaATTCGCGTGCGATCACTAAAACTcagtaccgggttttagtggtgcaaaaaaaaaaaaaaacaaaaagcaCTTGATCGCACACAAATTTCCTGCATTCTAGGGTGCAGGTGATCAGAtctgtctatatatatatatatatatttgtattttattttaaatatttgatttaaaaaattgaTGAAATTTTAGATTaccatgatttattttttttgttgcaaAAATAGATGGTTAAGAAAAAACGGTGAAGACGTTAAGAAAGTGAAGTAGTAAACTGTTGATTTCAGTGAATAATCATAAGGATAATTttgtataattattaaaatgaaCAAAAATAGTTGCTATAATATCATCGTgcattataataataataataataactatcGTATCGgcgtatttttttatttaatttgatttatattcaaataaaaacGTAATATCTATATCATATGAGTATAATTCTGGCAAAAAAAATGATATCTTCTTTTATACATAATAGATAAtagtaaattattaaataatatatatatatatatatatatatatattgtacatTAAAAcgacaatttttttaaaattttgctcCGACACGGAGATTGCTAAAAAAACGATTATATAATGGTCAAGTGTTCGATTAAACTCCAAAGACAGTTCAACTCTGTGAAGTAGGTAAATGCTTGATTAATAGTCAGGTGTTCGATTTCCCTACCAATTTTTTCTTAGACTAGTCTGCTGCACATGACTTGTCAGGTATAGTTTACCCGACTAGCGTGACTTGCAAGTTATTGCGTTAGTTCGAAGGTTCACCAGGTGCACATCAAAGACAGCGACTGCAGGATCCCACATCGGtaaaaaaaaagactaaaaattAATGATtgattaacaatttttttttaaaatattcgaTCCATTATCTTTACTATATAATTATTGCTAAACACCTTATAAAAATTGTCATGGTCAATTTAATGTATAGACTAAATTACCCTTCTTCATAAATTACAATTACAATATGAAAACTCCCTTAATTAGGTAAACTACCGGCCCAAATTTGTGACTAAAATATAAAATCACGGCCCACTTCCCATGCCACCCAAACACCCACTTTTCTTCAACAGTGTTCTCGATCTCATTTTTCCAAAATCTTTGTCgattgtttaaattatttattataaaatttatgaataataaaaaaatcataacaagaaATCTGATATCTTACTAACTAAcgttatataaaataataaatattatgctcCACACGCTTGCGTGTGCGTCGTTGCTAGTATTTATAATATACACGTTCTTTAGTAATAATTTTTCTTCAACATAATGCCGAtggtaaaatataaaaaaacatggcttccaaaaaaaattatttaaaaacataaattaaagtatataatttatattctaCAGACTATTTTACACGCAGAGTGTTTATATTCATTATATCATCCTCAAAAAACATTAGATTAGATGATGAAAATTAAAAACCAATTATTTATTACATGCACGCAATACGTACAGATATAGCTTAAATTTAatctttattatattaattttttaatataaaatatagttacgatataattaatttttatatttgaagTTTCTGATTTTACTGTATTTTACTTGACTGCGAATTAGTCAATTATCGGACAAGGGATGTAATAGGAATTCCGAATTCATAGTCTATTGACCATGAACGCCAAGCTATGAGATTCACATGAAAAGTGCTCTCACACCGATTTCCATAGCTTTCTGCAGGATTCTAAAGACATCCCACCAATGCCAAGCTCCCCGCCGCCATGTGCAAGCCCGAAGTCTCACCGGAGCTCAACCGTTGGACCTCTACGCCGCCAATCACCTCATCAACAGGCATTCGAAGTGTGGCCGCTTGGACATTGCACACCAGCTGTTCACCGAAATGCCTCACACAAACATTGTTTCTTGGACTGCGCTTATTTCAGGGTACGCCCAGCACGGACACGTGGACGAATGCTTTGGCTTGTTTTCTGAGATGTTATTTCATATTAAACCCAATGATTTTGCTTATGCGAGCGTGTTTTCGGTTTGTGATTATAAACGAGGTGTTCAAGTACATGCGCTTGCTTTGAAAACAGGTTACGAGGGTTGGATTTATGTGGGGAATGCTTTGGTGGGAATGTATTGGAAGAATGGTTCCAATTCGGGTGCTGAGGCTTGTAGGGTGTTCGAAGAGATGGGCACTCGCAATCTTGTTACTTATAATTCAATGATTGCAGGGTTTGGAAAGCATGGACAGGTTGATAAAGCCGTTTCTTTGTTTAGAAGAATGTTCCGCGATGGTGTTGATTTCGATCGGGCCACGTTCCTGAGCTTAAATTCTTCGCTATGTGGACTTGACAATATTGTGGGGCACTTGTGTTGCTCGCAATTGCATTGCATTGGCGTGAAAACAGGGTTGGGACTAGATGTTGGAGTAGCGACTGCTTTAGTACAAGCTTATTCTAGTGTTGGTGCGGAGGTTAGTGATTGTTATAAGTTGTTCTTGGAGATATCTTGTTCGCATCGGGATGTTGTTATGTGGACTGGAATCATGACAGCATTTTCCGAGAGGGCCCCGGAAGAAACTCTTCTCCTTTACAATCAGATGAGTAGGGAAGGCTTATGTCCAGATTGTTACGTTTTTTCCATTTTATTGAAGGCTTGTTCAAATCTTGTGACTGAGAGGCACGCTGCAGCCGTGCATTCTCAGGTGATTCGAGTAGGCTTTGTGAACGTTCCAGCGCTCAATAATGCTCTTATTCATGCTTATGCTCGATGTGGTTCTGTAGATGATGCAAAGAAAGTATTTCACGAAATGCCACTTAGAGATATCATCTCTTGGAATTCAATGTTCAAGGCTCATGCAGTACATGGTGATGCCGAAGCAGGACTAAACTTCTTTAAACAAATGGATGTTGCACCGGATGACACGACCATTGTTGCATTGCTCTCTTTGTGCAGCCATGCTGGGATGGTGAAAGAAGGAACTGAGATATTTGAAACCATGTTCGAGAAATATGGAGTCGTTCCTCAACTTGATCATTATGCTTGTATGGTTGATATTTTGGGACGAGCTGGATGTCTTACAGAAGCCAAAAAGGTCATAATGAAAATGCCTATTGAACCGGATTTCGTTGTTTGGAGTGCTTTTCTTGGAGCATGCCGAAAACATGGAGAAACCCATATGGCCAACTTAGCATCATCAAAGTTGAAGGAATTAGATC
Proteins encoded:
- the LOC140883748 gene encoding pentatricopeptide repeat-containing protein At1g71420 — its product is MKSALTPISIAFCRILKTSHQCQAPRRHVQARSLTGAQPLDLYAANHLINRHSKCGRLDIAHQLFTEMPHTNIVSWTALISGYAQHGHVDECFGLFSEMLFHIKPNDFAYASVFSVCDYKRGVQVHALALKTGYEGWIYVGNALVGMYWKNGSNSGAEACRVFEEMGTRNLVTYNSMIAGFGKHGQVDKAVSLFRRMFRDGVDFDRATFLSLNSSLCGLDNIVGHLCCSQLHCIGVKTGLGLDVGVATALVQAYSSVGAEVSDCYKLFLEISCSHRDVVMWTGIMTAFSERAPEETLLLYNQMSREGLCPDCYVFSILLKACSNLVTERHAAAVHSQVIRVGFVNVPALNNALIHAYARCGSVDDAKKVFHEMPLRDIISWNSMFKAHAVHGDAEAGLNFFKQMDVAPDDTTIVALLSLCSHAGMVKEGTEIFETMFEKYGVVPQLDHYACMVDILGRAGCLTEAKKVIMKMPIEPDFVVWSAFLGACRKHGETHMANLASSKLKELDPENSLGYVMISNIYCSSNNFYQGGLTRNKMNHFGIRKEPGLSWTEVGNRVHEFASGGQRHPCLEAICVYLEELLRQLKKVGYVPATSLVLHDVEEEHKEEHLYHHSEKLALAFSLMNSGGTFSSGGVIKIMKNIRICLDCHNFMRMASRFAGKVIIVRDANRFHHFKEGACSCNNYW